A genome region from Trichosurus vulpecula isolate mTriVul1 chromosome 5, mTriVul1.pri, whole genome shotgun sequence includes the following:
- the LOC118851721 gene encoding olfactory receptor 6C2-like, which translates to MRNQTGITSFIFQGLTDDPQLQALLFIFLFLTYMLSVTGNLTIITLTLVDPHLKTPMYFFLRNYSFLELSFTTVCIPRFLCHMSTGDYTVTYNACFTQFFFGILFGASEFFLLAAMSYDRYVAICKPLHYTAIINNRVCNQLLLGCWLSGLMIIIPQLGVGLKLEFCDSNIIDYFVCDISPLLEISCSDTQFLDRMVVALAVLTLVITLVLVVLSYAYIVRTILRFPSAQRRKKAFSTCSSHMLVVSMTYGTCIFIYIKPSAKEGVAINRVVSVLATSVAPVMNPFIYTLRNKQVIQAFRDTFKRIVLISKL; encoded by the coding sequence ATGAGAAACCAAACAGGAATAACATCATTCATTTTTCAGGGATTGACAGATGACCCACAGCTGCAAGCTCTactttttatatttctgtttctgACCTACATGTTGAGTGTAACTGGAAACTTGACCATCATCACCCTCACTTTGGTGGACCCCCACCTTAAAACccccatgtatttttttcttagaaattatTCCTTCTTAGAATTGTCATTCACAACTGTCTGTATTCCTAGATTCCTGTGCCACATGTCAACTGGGGACTATACTGTGACCTATAACGCGTGTTTCACTcagtttttttttggtatcctctttggggcctcagaattttttcttttagctgCCATGTCCTATGACCGTTACGTAGCTATCTGCAAACCTCTGCACTATACAGCCATCATAAACAACAGAGTCTGTAACCAGCTTCTTCTGGGTTGTTGGTTGTCTGGTTTGATGATCATTATTCCACAACTTGGTGTGGGTCTTAAAttagaattctgtgattctaatatTATTGACTATTTTGTCTGTGATATATCACCATTACTGGAGATATCATGCTCTGATACACAGTTCCTAGATAGAATGGTTGTAGCCTTGGCTGTGTTGACACTCGTCATCACCTTAGTGTTAGTGGTTCTATCCTATGCCTATATTGTCAGGACGATTCTGAGATTCCCTTCTGCCCAGCGAAGGAAAAAAGCCTTCTCCACTTGTTCCTCCCACATGCTTGTTGTCTCCATGACTTATGGAACCTGCATCTTCATCTATATCAAACCTTCTGCAAAAGAAGGGGTGGCTATAAATAGGGTGGTGTCTGTACTTGCAACCTCAGTGGCACCAGTAATGAACCCCTTCATATATACCCTAAGGAATAAACAAGTGATACAAGCTTTTAGAGATACATTCAAAAGGATTGTATTGATTTCAAAGCTGTGA